TGGAGAGGTTGTCAACTTTGCATAAGAAAGATACATAAACGCGGGAGATGTCCCATAAGGTAATTCGGTTAATTGATGTACAAACGGTGCTTGGTATAGCGTAGCCAAGTTCTTTAGTGTTAGAAGGCGTTCGGACCACGATTACAAGTAAGTAGAGTATTTGGAGCTCGTGTTAATGCTGTTTTACTAGCAATGAATTTTGCATCTTACGGACACTGCAGTCGTGGTTGCAGAGTGGTAAACTTCAGGTACTTTATATAATAGTCTATTTTATACGTGCTAATATTATATTCTTTCAAAATGTTTTGAAAAACTATGAGATCTATTTGAAATATTCTCTATCAGCCAAGTTGTCTAACTCCTACTCTGTAGATCTTATCGTCCACAATTACTGGATAAAGCCAGCTACATTCTCTTAGGCAAGTTGGTTAACGAGCATCGTTTACACCAAATTTGAACGTATACTCGCGCACAGTGCAGCTGCATAAGTATGTGCATAGTGCTGTGAAACAAACTCTAAGTCGGGCTTGTGCATAAATATTGACCTTTCCCAACTTTTGTCGATTTGCTCAGAATTTAGGACAAGAAGCGGTTCATTTACTTCCCTTAGCAGCTTGTCGTTTCTACCTTGTGTACTTAAAACTGACTTTAGTAGGACAAATCGTCCCCTTTCACTCCTTTGCTTTTCGACTTTGTTATATCCTTTGACCCAGCGACTCCGGTTTTATTACTTGATTTAGTTTTGGTTTTTATTTGTACACTATGGCATTATGACTGAGTCCAATGACCCCTACATATTGAACGAGACCGCTGCTCTTGCCACAACACGAGCCCAACTAGACAGCTCCCGTGAGCTCAAACAGTGGCTTGCCAAATCAAACTGCAACCACCACTACTCTAAgtttattgaaaatggcATATCGTTTGATCTCGTACCAGAATTGGACTCGAACGCACTTCGCGAATTGGGAATCACCAAGTTGGGAGACAGACTCCGTTTGGAACTCGCTATCAACAACTTAAAGGCTGCCAAACTAGCCAATTCTATCAGCGTTGAAGAACTCTACAAAGTAATGAACCTACAGATAAACCAGACGATTCCCGAATCGGCAATTCTTAGAAACAACGAATCGGCTACTAACGGGGACGCTAATGTCTCAATGGAACTGATGACTCTAACTCATCAGACAGAGAGCACTACCAGCTCAACTAGCAGTGTAGCGGCAGCAAACAATAATCAGCTGACCCGAGACTCTACCAAGACAGCCACCTTCATCTTCCAGGATGGGGCTACCAAGCGAGTAAATGTGACGGGATGCTTCAATGCCCAGTCCATAAAGAGAAAGGTTCTCAAAAAAATGGGCATAAAGCTGCTAGAAACGGAATACGACACATATATCCACTCATCAAGTGCCAACAGCGGCAACAGCAATAATAATACTAATAATTTTAATTATAATGGAAGCAATATCGATGCGAATGAGAGCCCATCcttgaatcttctttttgatgtCGAATTGGTTACCATCTGCTACTCGCCCGAACGGTTGGAAAAGCACAGAATAATACTTTGTCCCAAAAATGAGTACCCCACAGATGTGGCTATCGAAGTGTCCAAGCGTATATTGGCAAAATACGAACGTTACTCTAACAATAAACTCTTGAGTCTAGAAAATTTAAGCCAATACCACATCCCAGAAAGACGAAAGGATGCCAATAAGAGGCCTACGTTACGAAATTTTTTTGGCCAAAGACCCCCTAGTGAATTGATATCGTCCAATTTGGCCGAGTATTTCCCTGATACCCACCAGAGGGACTTGGAAGCTACGGTTCGCAACTCGGTGCGTTACAGTGTTCGTTTATCGCGCCGTTTTAATATTCCTTCTGGTATGGGTGCTGGGGGTAGTAGTGGTAGTACCATGTCTATTAACAATACCAGACAGTCTATTGTCAGTTCCAACACCATTTCAACTCATTTGGCTCCTTCTATATTGTCCAACGAAGTACCTAGACGAATGTCAGCAAGAACCATTGGCGCAGTCATGGTCAATAACATCACGGCTATAGATGAAGCTGTAAACTACAGCAATGCGGATGCGCAGTCCATCTTTAGCAAGCCTCCATCTGTATATTCTAGTACCAGTGGAACACAAGATTCAAAGTCTATTATATCATCGAACTCTAATGGCAGATACTATGGCCCCAATTCACATCACAGAATTTCCATTGCTACAAGTTTTTCGGAATCTGGTGCTAACAATAACCGGTACTCTCGTATTGAATTAGTGAGTGTAGACTCCGACTCTGATGATCAGGACGACATTATTTCTGAGtacaacgacgaagacACATTCAACAGTTTGGGGCACATCTCGGAAGACGGACCCAAGCACTGGTTGAAAGGTGCCAGAATCGGTGCAGGTAGCTTTGGCAGTGTATACCTCGGAATGAATCCATTTTCTGGAGAGTTAATGGCTGTAAAGCAGATTCCTTTGCCCTCTAAAAACAACGCAGAGGAAgcgaagaagttgatgctGGAGCAGCAGCACGAGTTGACACTTCTCAAGCTGTTGAACCATGAGAATATCGTGCGATACTACGGGGCCTCTACCGATGACGAATATTTAAACATCTTTTTAGAGTACGTTCCTGGTGGCTCAGTCCAGACAATGTTGCAGTCATATGGTCCGTTTGAAGAACCATTGATTAGAAACTTCATCAGGCAGGTGTTGATTGGACTCAGCTACTTACATGGAGAAGACATTATACACAGAGATATCAAGGGTGCAAACATTTTGATAGACATTAAAGGTACTGTTAAGATTGGAGATTTTGGTATTTCCAAAAAGGTTAGTAGTTTGGAAGAGGACGAATCCCACAGTTCTGCTAAGAAGGACGGCAGAAGGGCTTCTCTTCAGGGTTCTGTCTACTGGATGGCCCCAGAAGTTGTCAAGCAAACTGCATACACAAAGAAAGCTGACATCTGGTCTGTCGGATGCCTTATTGTGGAGATGTTTACGGGGAAGCATCCATTTCCGGAATTTAGTCAGATGCAAGCTATTTTCAAGATCGGAACCCATACTACTCCGCTGATTCCTGAATGGTGTACAATGGAAGCAAAGGATTTCCTTGATAAGGCGTTTGAGCTTGACTACAATAACCGTCCTGATGCTATCCAGCTTCTTAGTAATCTGTTCTTGAATCCGTTAATCATGTCCAAGAGATAGTTCGAAACTGATCTACGTGTTAGTTCTCTTGATCACATCATTCCTAATTGGGATTATGAATTGATCCCTTTTAAATATTATGTAACTTGTTATGTTCATTCATCCGGAAACAGTAACCAACAATTTGGTCCCAGCAAGGAATTTGTCAAGCAGAAAGTACCAGAGCTTCGTTTACCAAATATAGTAGTCCCTGTTAGACTAGTAATATGAATAAGAAGTTGCGAGATGATTACTTTACATGGTCGTTGTAAAAGatgtagttgtagaagtAAGTTAAGAAGAGCGAGATCATCGATGTACTGAATCTCCCGGTTGTAATTGCCAACTGCAAGATAATAAATATTGTATATTGAACAAATTATTAGTCTTAAGGATCTAGGCTTGGCGATACTACGGAGTCTTTTACGATATCTGAGGGAGACGAAGCTCAACAATGAATATACGAGATCTAGTGAGACTAGAGAGCTGCAGGCCATTACCGAGACGTAAGTCTCTTCCCACGATAGAACCACGGAATATCAAGGAGTAGAATATCTACGAGCTAGCCAAACGTACGGTTTACAACAAAAGAGACAAAGAGTTGATGCCGAGTACTTGAAGGTGAGTTGGCTAACAGTAAGCAGTCCACAGCAATATCTTTAATTGCTTCTGTGGCACTACAAGTACACTTTGCAATACCCATTGCACATCACACTGAGCTATTCAATTGCATGTCCAGTGTACATCTGAATGCCCAACTATACCTGGCTACTGCTAATACTTTGTAAGTGAATATGATTGAAAATAGACACTTCAGTTGCAGCTTTAAGTTCAATAAGTGAAGTCGGCCCTATTGATTTGCGCACTCCGTCATACAGAAGCGCATTTTTTATTGGTGCCAAACACCGCATTACATCATGGCGGCGGCTAACAATTCAATTCGGCAATTAGCCGATTCGAGCTAACACACTTTAGAGATGCCACTGAATTGGAGCAGGGTCGAGCAGATATATTACTCTGTCCAATTGGTCAATCTACAATTCAGACTCTCCTTCTATGTTGAAATTCGTTAGCCAAGgaactcttcaaatcttctgATCTTCCCCACCTTCAAAGCTTTTGGGTCATTCACGACCTCTATACAATTTTTTTGACTCTCCTGAGTCAACCATAGTTAATGAATCCTacttatcttcttcaatccatTTTTAGagcaattcttttcttctcatAAGGGCTCGACTATATCTGTTGCCCGTTGGCTTATATCGGATATCTGCCTCTTGAAAGTCTCCAATCGAGAAACTGCAGCTGCCGATAACTACCAACCTTCTCCACTTATTTTAATTATAAAGAGCAACATCTCCACACAAAAATATTTCTACCTACGAGGTCGTGAATTAGACTATACGAAGATAAGTCGGTATTATTAGTCTAGTTTGAATAAGGCTAGAACCCATACTTGTCAATTGTCTAATCATCACCAAATCGTCTAGTCAAACTTCTAAAAGGACTTCATTCCATCGGATCATCTCATTCGCATCATTCATTTTAGCAAATGGAGATTCCTCTCAAATCACAACCCAAAGTCTCAACCGCCAATTTCACTGCCGACTCGGCATTTCCTGTTGACCCGTTGGCAAGAACTACTCCAACTCCAGGTGCAGAAAGTGATGCTTCTTCTCAGTTGAACTCAGAATTGCTCAAAGTCAGACGCAGCAATAATCCACTGAACAATAGTAAAAATGATTCTACTGATCTCACACCACTTAATTCCACTGCTCAGCTCAAGAGCTACAAGCTTAGTAGACGTTATTCGGAAACTGAGAAGAATAACTTTGATCTGGAAACAGGACATCGTCTCTACGATGATGGTAAAATCAGACCCCAAGTTCTCAGAAACGATTCATACAGACAAGATGTGTACGATCTCAGTCGCAACAATACCTACGGCACTCTCATGCTGGAGAATGACCCTAGCCGAAGTAGGACTCAGAGTCCAGCCAAGATTTATTCCAGATCTCATGACGAGTATATGGATGGAAGTAGCGAGGGAGTATTAGGACTAGAAGACGAGTACATTCCTGGTTTGAACTTTGCCGATTTGATATACCgttggaacaagaatatTTCTGATCAGAATCTTGTGGACATCAACGAGTCGAGAGGTCAGCTATATGATCTCAAACAACAAACTTCTAacacttcttctacaaccaGTATGACTAATACACCTCTGAGTAGAGACGCCTCTTACTTGGATTTGAATCAATTGCATGCCCAAGTGGCCCCACAACCCATCAGATTACGAAACCagacttcttccaacatGTATtcgttttccaaattgCACGATTTTATGAAACTCAGACCACATTCAAAAGGCGACGAGCGGCCCA
This Scheffersomyces stipitis CBS 6054 chromosome 3, complete sequence DNA region includes the following protein-coding sequences:
- a CDS encoding predicted protein (go_function protein kinase activity; ATP binding~go_process protein amino acid phosphorylation) yields the protein MTESNDPYILNETAALATTRAQLDSSRELKQWLAKSNCNHHYSKFIENGISFDLVPELDSNALRELGITKLGDRLRLELAINNLKAAKLANSISVEELYKVMNLQINQTIPESAILRNNESATNGDANVSMESMTLTHQTESTTSSTSSVAAANNNQSTRDSTKTATFIFQDGATKRVNVTGCFNAQSIKRKVLKKMGIKSLETEYDTYIHSSSANSGNSNNNTNNFNYNGSNIDANESPSLNLLFDVELVTICYSPERLEKHRIILCPKNEYPTDVAIEVSKRILAKYERYSNNKLLSLENLSQYHIPERRKDANKRPTLRNFFGQRPPSELISSNLAEYFPDTHQRDLEATVRNSVRYSVRLSRRFNIPSGMGAGGSSGSTMSINNTRQSIVSSNTISTHLAPSILSNEVPRRMSARTIGAVMVNNITAIDEAVNYSNADAQSIFSKPPSVYSSTSGTQDSKSIISSNSNGRYYGPNSHHRISIATSFSESGANNNRYSRIELVSVDSDSDDQDDIISEYNDEDTFNSLGHISEDGPKHWLKGARIGAGSFGSVYLGMNPFSGELMAVKQIPLPSKNNAEEAKKLMSEQQHELTLLKSLNHENIVRYYGASTDDEYLNIFLEYVPGGSVQTMLQSYGPFEEPLIRNFIRQVLIGLSYLHGEDIIHRDIKGANILIDIKGTVKIGDFGISKKVSSLEEDESHSSAKKDGRRASLQGSVYWMAPEVVKQTAYTKKADIWSVGCLIVEMFTGKHPFPEFSQMQAIFKIGTHTTPSIPEWCTMEAKDFLDKAFELDYNNRPDAIQLLSNSFLNPLIMSKR